In a genomic window of Erigeron canadensis isolate Cc75 chromosome 5, C_canadensis_v1, whole genome shotgun sequence:
- the LOC122602085 gene encoding protein DETOXIFICATION 51-like: MCNPNTTPPTAVSMKTSDHHPPPPPPPPPHFYLDLHSFPLTPKSHFDHQNPKNNNQKINKTKNNIVTTTIIVPTPNEIFNETKALFKLSSPIALTALILYTRSIISMLFLGQLGEAELAAGSLAIAFANITGYSVLAGLALGMEPLCSQAFGAHRPKVLSITLHRAVIFLLVVCVPIAFLWLNTAWILIYLHQDQNIARVAQTYLVFTLPDLVSNSFIHPTRIYLRAQGITVPLTLASFIGTLLQLPLNYLLVYRFGLGVVGVASASSISNFVVLVSLVFYVWWTGLHLPTWTSPTRECLTGWGPLVRLAAPSCVSVCLEWWWYEIMIVLCGLLVDPNATVASMGILIQTTALLYVFPSSLSFAVSTRVGNELGANRPDKARVSAMVSVFFSGLMGISAMIFATSMRENWGRMFTNDLDILRLTSTALPIIGLCELGNCPQTVGCGVVRGTARPTTAANVNLGAFYIVGMPIAVGLGFGLGVGFIGLWLGLLSAQVCCAGLMLYVVGTTDWEHQAKKAEMLTCNGGAVGGDKSLDCDIENQPLMSIMSSS, encoded by the coding sequence ATGTGTAATCCAAACACCACCCCTCCCACCGCCGTCTCCATGAAAACTTCCGATCACCACCCTCCTCCTCCACCACCCCCACCACCTCATTTTTACCTTGACCTCCATTCTTTTCCATTAACACCCAAATCCCATTTTGATcatcaaaacccaaaaaataacaACCAAAAAATCAACAAGACCAAAAACAACATAGTAACCACTACTATCATAGTACCAACACCGAATGAAATATTTAATGAAACAAAAGCCTTATTTAAATTATCTTCACCTATTGCTTTAACCGCTTTAATTTTGTACACACGGTCCATCATATCCATGTTATTTTTGGGCCAACTCGGTGAAGCCGAGCTGGCTGCTGGCTCATTGGCTATAGCCTTTGCCAACATTACCGGCTATTCTGTTTTAGCCGGTTTAGCACTCGGTATGGAACCGCTATGCTCACAAGCATTTGGGGCCCATAGGCCCAAAGTGTTATCTATAACTTTACATCGGGCcgttatttttcttttagtgGTTTGTGTGCCGATTGCATTTTTGTGGCTCAACACGGCCTggattttgatatatttacatcaaGACCAAAACATTGCACGTGTGGCCCAAACATATCTTGTGTTCACCTTACCAGATTTGGTATCCAATTCATTTATCCACCCGACCCGGATTTACCTTCGGGCTCAAGGCATTACGGTTCCTTTGACTCTAGCTTCCTTCATTGGCACGTTACTACAACTGCCATTGAACTATTTGCTTGTTTATCGATTCGGGCTGGGTGTCGTTGGGGTGGCGAGTGCTTCCTCGATATCGAATTTCGTGGTGTTGGTTTCGCttgttttttatgtttggtGGACTGGTTTGCATTTACCCACGTGGACGAGCCCGACCCGTGAATGTTTAACCGGGTGGGGCCCGTTGGTTAGGTTGGCAGCACCGAGCTGTGTCTCGGTCTGTCTCGAATGGTGGTGGTATGAGATCATGATCGTCCTTTGCGGTCTTTTGGTTGACCCGAATGCGACCGTTGCCTCCATGGGGATTTTGATTCAAACTACGGCTTTGTTGTATGTTTTTCCATCTTCACTTAGTTTCGCGGTTTCAACCCGGGTCGGGAATGAGCTCGGGGCAAACCGGCCCGATAAGGCCCGAGTGTCAGCAATGGTGTCAGTATTTTTTTCTGGATTAATGGGGATATCTGCAATGATATTTGCTACGTCAATGAGAGAAAATTGGGGTAGGATGTTTACaaatgatttagatattttaagATTAACTTCTACGGCCCTGCCTATCATCGGGCTTTGTGAGCTCGGAAACTGTCCCCAGACAGTTGGATGTGGGGTTGTGCGGGGCACAGCCCGACCAACCACTGCAGCCAACGTGAATCTGGGGGCATTTTATATTGTTGGGATGCCAATTGCGGTGGGGCTTGGGTTTGGGCTTGGGGTCGGGTTTATCGGGCTTTGGCTCGGGTTACTTTCGGCCCAGGTTTGTTGTGCAGGGCTGATGTTATATGTGGTAGGGACCACAGATTGGGAGCATCAAGCAAAAAAAGCAGAGATGTTAACATGCAACGGAGGTGCAGTTGGAGGAGATAAATCTTTGGATTGTGACATTGAAAATCAACCATTGATGTCTATAATGTCATCTTCATAA